The following proteins are encoded in a genomic region of Planococcus lenghuensis:
- a CDS encoding ABC transporter ATP-binding protein, producing the protein MFSVLGKLGWFFKENWIRYSIAVGLLLIANVIEVVPPWLIGAAIDEIARGELTQGLLWEYIGLLALALVLAYVTNFVWQHQLFGGAYVIERKLRSNLMRKFLGMSPGFYEKNRTGDLMARATNDLRAVSETAGFGILTLVDSTLFMGTLIVAMGIIVSWKLTFAALLPLPILAVMMQILGKRIHERYTVAQDAFGEMNDSVLESISGVRVVRAYVQERASEQEFAAMTEDVFSKNMAVERIDALFMPIMRVLTSVSYMIGLGYGAFLVAAGTITLGDLVTFNVYLGMIVWPMFAIGELINIMQRGNASLDRVTETLEAKETVQDPVKPRVIERPEQLGFNDVHFTYPTSSSINLHGINLALNSGQTLGIVGKTGSGKTTFVKQLLREYPLGEGTISFNGIGLNELSKARLRGWVGYVPQDHVLFSRSVRANILFGKPDASDEEIREAIRLAHFERDLEMLPQGLDTLVGEKGVALSGGQKQRISIARALIKNPEILILDDSLSAVDAKTEAQIIENIQQERAGKTTIITTHRLSAVQHADWVVVMDDGKVIEEGTHEQLVSKGGWYYEQFLRQRIEEV; encoded by the coding sequence ATGTTTAGCGTATTAGGAAAATTAGGATGGTTTTTTAAAGAAAATTGGATCCGTTATTCCATCGCAGTCGGGCTGCTGCTGATTGCGAATGTCATTGAAGTGGTTCCGCCCTGGCTGATCGGAGCTGCCATCGATGAAATCGCAAGAGGGGAACTGACGCAGGGACTGCTTTGGGAGTATATCGGATTGCTTGCGCTGGCTCTCGTGCTCGCGTATGTTACAAACTTCGTCTGGCAGCATCAGTTATTCGGCGGTGCATACGTCATCGAACGGAAACTTCGGTCGAATCTGATGCGGAAGTTCCTTGGCATGTCGCCTGGATTCTATGAAAAGAACAGAACGGGCGATTTGATGGCCCGGGCAACCAATGACTTGCGGGCTGTATCGGAGACAGCCGGATTCGGTATTTTGACTTTAGTCGATTCGACACTGTTCATGGGTACACTGATTGTGGCCATGGGAATAATTGTGTCATGGAAACTGACATTCGCAGCACTGCTTCCGCTGCCGATACTTGCGGTGATGATGCAAATCCTCGGCAAACGGATTCATGAACGCTACACCGTAGCACAAGATGCCTTCGGCGAGATGAATGACAGTGTACTGGAATCCATTTCCGGTGTCCGGGTTGTTCGAGCGTATGTTCAAGAACGGGCTTCTGAACAAGAATTTGCAGCAATGACAGAAGATGTCTTCAGCAAGAATATGGCAGTTGAACGAATCGATGCCCTCTTCATGCCAATCATGCGGGTGCTGACGTCAGTCAGTTACATGATCGGCCTCGGGTATGGTGCATTTCTAGTCGCAGCCGGGACTATCACGCTCGGAGATCTGGTCACGTTCAATGTGTATCTCGGTATGATTGTCTGGCCGATGTTTGCAATCGGAGAACTTATCAATATTATGCAGCGCGGTAACGCATCACTGGACCGGGTGACAGAAACGCTTGAAGCGAAAGAAACCGTGCAGGATCCGGTCAAGCCGCGCGTGATTGAACGGCCGGAACAGCTCGGGTTTAATGATGTGCATTTCACGTATCCAACGTCGAGCTCCATTAACCTGCATGGCATTAACCTGGCACTTAACAGCGGACAAACGCTTGGTATTGTCGGGAAAACCGGCAGCGGGAAGACGACATTCGTAAAACAGCTGCTACGGGAATATCCGCTTGGTGAGGGGACAATTTCGTTCAATGGCATAGGCCTGAACGAGTTGTCAAAAGCCCGTCTGCGCGGCTGGGTCGGCTACGTGCCGCAGGATCATGTACTGTTTTCACGTTCAGTTCGCGCGAACATTCTGTTTGGCAAGCCGGATGCGTCAGATGAAGAAATTCGGGAAGCGATTCGTCTGGCTCATTTTGAACGGGATCTGGAAATGCTGCCGCAAGGGCTTGATACACTCGTCGGCGAAAAAGGTGTTGCATTATCCGGTGGTCAGAAGCAGCGGATTTCCATTGCGCGAGCCTTGATCAAAAATCCGGAAATCCTGATTCTTGATGATTCACTGTCGGCAGTCGATGCAAAAACTGAAGCGCAAATCATTGAGAACATTCAACAGGAGCGGGCAGGAAAAACAACGATCATTACGACACACCGGCTGAGTGCAGTCCAGCATGCCGATTGGGTGGTCGTTATGGATGACGGGAAAGTCATTGAAGAAGGCACCCATGAGCAGTTGGTCTCCAAAGGCGGCTGGTACTATGAACAATTCCTCCGCCAGCGAATTGAGGAGGTGTAA
- a CDS encoding carbon-nitrogen hydrolase family protein, protein MAEQFDLSEFEVSMIIREMTLIDVPAILEMQKHCFPGMVPWKEEQLRSHIDVFPEGQLVAELDGEVIGSCSSLIINFDEYDDRHSWDDVTDEGYITNHNPDGYNLYGIEVMVNPEYRGMKVGQRLYEARKELAREMNLKSIIIGGRIPNYHKHADEMSPREYVDAVSRHKIYDPVLTFQLMSGFQLMRINPNYLEDDLQSGTYATLMEWNNVDYRPVSKRHFKTSLPVRICVVQYQMRAISSFEELANQCEYFVDVASDAHSDFAVFPEIFTTQLMSFLNEPSPGLAVRKVTDFTEQYIEMFTDLAVRYNVNIIGGSHFVKEENDEIYNIAYLFRRDGSIEKQYKIHITPNERKWWGISAGDSVRVFDTDCGKIAIQICYDIEFPELARIATDMGANIIFTPFCTEDRQGYLRVRYCSQARAVENQIYTVISGTVGNLPQTENMDIQYAQSGIFAPSDFEFARDGIVGETNPNLEMVLIGDVDLEILRRQRQAGTVKQLRDRRHDVYRIEYMKD, encoded by the coding sequence ATGGCTGAACAGTTTGATTTATCCGAATTTGAAGTAAGCATGATCATCCGCGAGATGACATTGATAGATGTGCCTGCCATTCTCGAAATGCAGAAGCACTGTTTTCCCGGCATGGTTCCGTGGAAAGAAGAGCAGCTGAGGAGTCATATTGATGTCTTCCCAGAAGGGCAACTGGTTGCGGAACTGGATGGAGAAGTCATTGGTTCCTGCTCGAGCCTCATTATAAATTTCGACGAGTACGATGACCGTCATTCGTGGGACGATGTAACGGATGAAGGATATATAACAAATCATAATCCCGATGGATATAATCTGTATGGGATTGAAGTGATGGTAAACCCTGAATACCGCGGGATGAAAGTCGGCCAGCGTCTGTACGAGGCAAGAAAAGAGCTGGCACGCGAGATGAACCTGAAATCTATCATCATCGGGGGCCGCATTCCGAATTACCATAAACATGCGGATGAGATGTCACCGCGTGAATATGTCGATGCCGTATCCCGCCATAAAATCTATGATCCAGTGCTGACGTTTCAGCTTATGAGCGGATTCCAGCTCATGCGCATCAATCCGAATTATTTGGAAGACGATCTGCAGAGTGGAACGTACGCGACATTGATGGAATGGAATAATGTCGATTACCGCCCGGTTTCAAAACGTCATTTCAAGACGAGCCTGCCCGTGCGGATCTGTGTTGTCCAGTATCAGATGCGGGCAATTTCCTCCTTCGAGGAACTGGCTAACCAATGTGAGTATTTCGTGGATGTGGCATCGGATGCACATTCCGACTTTGCCGTATTTCCGGAGATTTTCACGACCCAGCTCATGTCGTTCCTCAATGAACCATCACCGGGTCTTGCCGTAAGGAAAGTGACGGACTTCACTGAGCAGTATATCGAGATGTTCACAGATCTTGCTGTCCGCTATAACGTGAATATCATTGGCGGTTCCCATTTTGTGAAGGAAGAAAATGACGAAATTTACAACATCGCATACCTGTTCCGCCGGGATGGGTCAATCGAGAAGCAATATAAAATCCACATTACGCCAAATGAACGCAAATGGTGGGGGATTTCTGCCGGTGATTCGGTTCGTGTCTTTGATACAGACTGTGGTAAGATCGCCATCCAGATTTGCTATGATATCGAATTCCCTGAACTGGCGCGCATTGCGACAGACATGGGGGCAAATATCATCTTCACACCATTCTGTACAGAAGACCGCCAAGGCTATTTGCGTGTTCGTTATTGCTCGCAGGCCCGGGCTGTGGAAAATCAGATTTATACCGTAATTTCCGGCACGGTCGGGAACCTGCCACAGACGGAAAACATGGATATTCAGTATGCCCAGTCCGGCATCTTCGCTCCATCCGATTTTGAATTTGCCCGTGACGGTATCGTCGGGGAAACAAATCCGAATCTTGAGATGGTGCTGATCGGCGATGTGGACCTGGAAATCCTCCGGCGCCAGCGTCAGGCAGGCACTGTCAAGCAATTGCGTGACCGCCGTCATGACGTTTACCGCATTGAGTATATGAAAGACTGA
- a CDS encoding RluA family pseudouridine synthase: MKWTYTIQTEGLTVEQLLRDEWRLSKKQVHELRMAKGILDADETPIRWNEPLAAGTPVVIQLADTVSPHVPEPNPDVSIVFEDDHLLIACKPKGMPTHPNDPGQSGTLLNGVLGYVHAHGGTYAEHVHRLDQGTSGLVLFAKHPVVKNALDRMLEDRQITREYLAEVEGNIQKNGGTITAPIGRDRHHPTRRHISPSGQPAITHYSVTARRKGTTELRLTLDTGRTHQIRVHLASIGHPITGDELYGGAADSAGTYKLHAFRMTFIHPFTGKKLTAQN, translated from the coding sequence ATGAAATGGACTTATACGATTCAGACAGAGGGATTAACCGTCGAGCAATTGCTTCGGGATGAGTGGCGGCTCAGCAAAAAACAAGTACATGAACTCCGCATGGCAAAAGGAATCCTGGATGCGGACGAAACACCGATCCGCTGGAACGAACCCCTTGCTGCCGGGACACCGGTGGTCATCCAATTGGCTGATACTGTCTCTCCCCATGTTCCGGAACCCAATCCTGATGTATCGATTGTATTTGAAGACGATCATTTACTCATTGCCTGTAAACCGAAAGGCATGCCGACGCATCCGAATGACCCTGGACAATCCGGCACATTGCTGAATGGTGTCCTTGGATACGTCCATGCTCATGGCGGAACTTATGCCGAGCACGTGCACCGGCTTGATCAAGGTACATCCGGCCTGGTGCTGTTCGCCAAACACCCGGTTGTCAAAAATGCACTGGACCGGATGCTCGAAGACAGACAAATCACCCGGGAGTACCTGGCAGAAGTTGAAGGGAATATCCAAAAGAATGGCGGAACAATCACAGCCCCTATTGGCCGGGACCGTCACCATCCGACCCGGCGCCACATTTCACCTTCCGGCCAGCCCGCCATTACGCATTACAGCGTGACAGCGCGCCGCAAGGGAACAACTGAACTACGGCTGACGCTTGATACGGGCAGAACGCATCAGATTCGGGTTCATCTTGCCTCCATCGGCCATCCGATTACCGGTGATGAACTGTATGGCGGAGCCGCCGATTCAGCCGGAACCTACAAGCTCCATGCGTTCCGAATGACATTTATCCATCCTTTCACAGGCAAAAAACTCACTGCACAAAATTAA
- the kynU gene encoding kynureninase, protein MNAVKYDQQDRLARFKQEFFQAEGQIYLDGNSLGLMSASAERKLLELSESWKQLGIDGWTEGEHPWFTLSEELSTRIAPLVGARANEVMVTGSITVNIHQLLSSLFQPDKGRSVILTDELNFPSDIYAAESHLRLRGLDPQVFLRKIGSRNGAVLAEEDILDALTEDVAVVLLPSVLYRSGQLLPMRRITEAAHKKGILVGFDLAHSIGAMPHNLHDDGVDFAVWCHYKYMNAGPGSAGGLYIHERHHGRQPGLSGWFGSDKTKQFDMDHTFVKAKGAGAYQIGTPHIFSTAPLVGSIELFEEAGMDEIREKSLALTRFMREFAAERLPELKTITPEADIERGGHIAFIHEEAARICKALKADGVVPDFRAPNVIRLAPVALYTSFTDVEEAMKRLERIMKEERYKNFTNERNVVA, encoded by the coding sequence ATGAACGCAGTGAAGTATGACCAGCAGGATAGGCTTGCCCGCTTCAAACAGGAGTTTTTTCAGGCCGAGGGCCAGATTTACCTGGACGGAAATTCGCTTGGTCTAATGTCTGCAAGCGCAGAACGGAAATTACTGGAGCTCAGCGAAAGCTGGAAACAGCTCGGCATTGACGGCTGGACCGAAGGAGAGCATCCATGGTTTACGCTTTCTGAAGAATTGAGCACGCGTATAGCTCCGCTTGTCGGCGCGCGGGCGAATGAAGTAATGGTGACCGGATCGATCACCGTAAATATTCATCAATTGCTTTCATCGTTGTTTCAGCCTGATAAGGGGCGTTCAGTCATTTTAACAGACGAATTGAATTTCCCTTCAGATATTTACGCGGCGGAAAGTCATTTGCGCCTCAGAGGTCTTGACCCGCAGGTATTCTTGCGGAAGATCGGCAGCCGTAACGGAGCTGTCCTGGCGGAAGAAGATATTCTGGATGCGCTTACGGAAGATGTTGCAGTCGTACTGTTGCCTTCTGTTCTGTACCGGAGTGGCCAATTGCTGCCGATGCGGCGGATTACAGAAGCGGCACATAAAAAAGGCATTCTTGTGGGATTTGACCTTGCTCATTCAATCGGTGCCATGCCGCATAACCTCCATGATGATGGAGTGGATTTTGCCGTATGGTGCCATTATAAGTACATGAACGCCGGTCCGGGGTCCGCTGGCGGCCTCTACATCCATGAACGCCATCACGGCCGGCAGCCAGGGCTGAGCGGCTGGTTCGGATCAGATAAGACGAAGCAATTCGATATGGACCATACTTTCGTAAAAGCGAAAGGGGCAGGCGCTTATCAGATCGGCACACCGCATATCTTCAGCACAGCGCCGCTTGTGGGAAGCATTGAACTATTTGAAGAAGCGGGCATGGATGAAATTCGAGAAAAATCTCTGGCGCTGACCCGGTTCATGCGTGAATTCGCTGCTGAGCGTTTACCTGAATTAAAAACAATCACGCCTGAAGCAGATATAGAGCGCGGCGGCCATATTGCATTTATACACGAAGAAGCAGCCAGAATCTGCAAAGCACTGAAAGCGGATGGGGTTGTACCGGACTTCCGCGCACCGAATGTTATCCGGTTGGCACCCGTCGCTCTCTATACATCATTCACTGATGTGGAAGAAGCGATGAAACGCTTGGAGCGGATCATGAAAGAAGAGCGGTACAAGAACTTCACAAATGAACGAAATGTGGTGGCATAA
- a CDS encoding disulfide oxidoreductase — protein sequence MTKHQENALLLMWAAALVATAGSLYFSEVRDYLPCELCWYQRILMYPLVIVLGVAYIQKNPRIALTALIMSVAGGGISLYHYGIQKVAFLQDSASFCGQVPCTGQYINWFGFITIPFLAFIAFSIIAGASIYVLKTLKED from the coding sequence ATGACGAAGCACCAGGAAAATGCCCTCTTATTAATGTGGGCAGCTGCACTTGTGGCCACTGCGGGATCACTTTATTTTTCGGAAGTCCGCGATTATTTACCGTGTGAACTGTGCTGGTATCAGCGTATACTGATGTATCCGCTCGTAATTGTGTTGGGGGTAGCCTATATTCAAAAAAACCCGCGAATTGCACTGACAGCGCTGATCATGTCTGTGGCTGGAGGCGGTATTTCCCTGTATCATTACGGCATTCAGAAAGTTGCCTTCCTGCAGGATTCCGCCAGCTTCTGCGGTCAGGTGCCGTGTACCGGCCAGTATATCAACTGGTTTGGATTCATCACCATCCCGTTTCTTGCATTTATTGCGTTTAGCATTATTGCTGGTGCCAGTATTTATGTGCTGAAGACACTGAAGGAGGACTAA
- a CDS encoding cyclase family protein, which translates to MKIWDITMQLSDRTAEWPGDIPFSYQTTATIEQTGSVNVGEIHMSTHNGTHIDAPFHYDNKGIKVHELPLDIYIGKTAVVDVTGEKRITDRHLTAAAGKGVTAIFLKTGGWPDRSKFPSDYPVYDDSIAAWMEENKVLLLGVETPSVDPETSKDLPMHQAMNKHKRFILEGIVLDEVPAGIYEYAALPLNIAGSDGSPVRAVLFEK; encoded by the coding sequence ATGAAAATTTGGGATATTACAATGCAATTGAGTGACCGGACGGCTGAGTGGCCGGGCGATATACCGTTCAGCTATCAGACAACGGCGACAATTGAACAAACCGGTTCTGTCAACGTTGGTGAAATCCATATGAGCACACATAACGGCACGCATATCGATGCGCCATTTCATTACGATAATAAAGGAATCAAAGTACACGAACTGCCGCTTGATATTTATATCGGTAAAACAGCAGTCGTTGATGTGACGGGGGAGAAGCGCATAACGGACCGTCATCTCACAGCAGCAGCCGGGAAAGGGGTAACGGCCATATTCCTGAAAACCGGCGGCTGGCCGGACCGCAGCAAGTTTCCATCTGACTATCCCGTCTATGATGATTCCATAGCGGCATGGATGGAAGAAAACAAAGTTCTATTGCTTGGCGTCGAAACACCTTCGGTCGACCCGGAAACGAGTAAGGATTTACCGATGCACCAGGCAATGAACAAACACAAGCGATTTATTCTCGAAGGAATTGTATTGGATGAAGTGCCGGCAGGGATTTATGAGTATGCCGCACTTCCGCTGAATATTGCTGGAAGTGACGGCAGTCCGGTGAGGGCTGTTCTGTTTGAAAAATGA
- a CDS encoding cation diffusion facilitator family transporter, which translates to MDQYENLRKGEKGAWLSIGAYLFLSAVKLIAGYTGDSEALRADGFNNLSDIIASVAVLIGLRISQRPPDENHHYGHLRAETISSLFASFVMGLIGLQVLYSAFMNLLHPTDEIPSFFTAAVAFFSAVIMYGVYRFNIKLSRQIDSSAVKAAAYDNRSDALVSIGAGIGITGAVLGFPILDAITAILVALIILKTAVDIFREAVHALTDGFDEDEVETLSFLIRKVPGVLVLRDFKGRTHGNTMFVDLTVEVDPSLNVVQSHRITEEIEQKIHRVNPACIIHVHIEPFFPQEE; encoded by the coding sequence ATGGACCAGTATGAAAATTTACGCAAAGGGGAAAAAGGAGCCTGGCTGTCGATCGGAGCTTACCTTTTTTTGAGTGCTGTCAAGCTGATTGCCGGCTACACCGGAGATTCAGAAGCACTGCGGGCGGATGGATTCAATAACTTGTCAGACATCATCGCATCTGTCGCTGTTCTGATCGGTCTCCGGATATCCCAGCGGCCACCTGACGAGAATCATCATTACGGACACTTGCGGGCCGAAACCATTTCCTCGTTGTTTGCGTCTTTCGTCATGGGACTGATCGGATTGCAGGTACTGTATTCAGCTTTCATGAACTTACTGCATCCGACCGATGAAATCCCTTCTTTCTTTACTGCTGCTGTCGCTTTTTTCAGTGCAGTTATTATGTATGGTGTGTACCGCTTTAATATTAAGCTCAGCAGGCAAATTGACAGTTCAGCAGTTAAAGCCGCTGCATATGATAATCGCTCGGATGCACTTGTCTCAATCGGAGCCGGAATCGGTATTACGGGTGCCGTTTTAGGTTTTCCGATTCTTGATGCCATCACAGCTATACTGGTTGCACTCATTATCCTTAAAACAGCCGTGGATATTTTCAGGGAAGCAGTTCATGCGCTGACAGACGGATTTGATGAAGATGAAGTGGAGACATTATCTTTTCTGATCCGCAAAGTTCCGGGTGTGTTGGTGCTGCGGGACTTCAAAGGTCGCACACATGGCAATACAATGTTTGTCGATTTGACTGTTGAAGTTGATCCTTCTTTAAATGTTGTGCAGAGTCATCGCATTACAGAAGAAATCGAACAAAAAATTCATCGGGTAAATCCCGCCTGCATTATTCATGTGCATATTGAGCCTTTCTTCCCGCAGGAGGAATAA
- the rsgA gene encoding ribosome small subunit-dependent GTPase A codes for MNRIEQYGWTDNHLPQISAPGQPGRILLEHKHLYRVVTNDGEWLCSVSGKYRHGRTREEFPAVGDWVMAEQMPGEERGIIHAVLPRKSQFSRKIAGETTEIQLIVVNVDYVFLVMSLNHDFSLRRLERYLLAAWDSGANPVVVLTKKDQCPDPTPYIQEVETVAFGVPVHTVSSITGEGIASLQELLSAGKTGALLGSSGVGKSSLINALSGNEAMAVQDIRTDDSKGRHTTTHRELILLPDGGLLIDTPGMREFQLWDSSGGVSAGFSDIENLAEMCRFRNCGHTNEPGCAIQEALTDGTLSLDRYLSYVKLQRELAHLERKNDAAAQKAERNKWKQITKDNRKRPVKKR; via the coding sequence TTGAATCGAATTGAACAATATGGCTGGACAGACAACCATTTACCCCAAATTTCAGCACCCGGGCAGCCGGGGCGGATTTTACTTGAACATAAGCATTTGTACCGGGTCGTCACCAATGACGGCGAATGGCTCTGTTCGGTATCCGGCAAGTACCGGCACGGGCGGACACGTGAGGAGTTTCCAGCAGTCGGCGACTGGGTGATGGCGGAACAGATGCCAGGCGAAGAACGGGGAATCATCCATGCCGTGCTGCCGCGAAAATCTCAGTTTTCACGTAAAATTGCAGGCGAAACAACAGAAATCCAATTAATCGTGGTCAATGTGGATTATGTATTTCTCGTCATGTCCTTGAATCACGATTTCAGTCTTCGCCGGCTGGAACGGTATTTGCTGGCTGCATGGGATTCCGGAGCGAATCCGGTCGTTGTCCTGACGAAAAAAGACCAGTGTCCGGATCCCACACCTTACATTCAGGAAGTTGAGACCGTGGCATTCGGCGTGCCTGTACACACAGTCAGCAGCATTACCGGTGAAGGAATCGCTTCCTTGCAGGAACTGCTTTCCGCAGGTAAAACAGGTGCCTTGCTGGGTTCTTCAGGTGTTGGAAAGTCATCATTGATCAATGCACTTTCCGGCAATGAGGCCATGGCCGTACAGGACATCCGGACAGATGACAGTAAAGGCCGACATACGACTACCCACCGGGAACTGATTCTTCTGCCCGATGGCGGCCTGCTGATCGATACGCCCGGCATGCGGGAATTTCAGCTATGGGACAGTTCAGGCGGCGTAAGCGCCGGGTTTTCAGACATTGAAAATTTGGCGGAGATGTGCCGCTTTCGGAATTGCGGCCACACGAATGAACCAGGCTGTGCAATTCAGGAAGCATTGACTGACGGCACATTATCCCTTGACCGGTACCTAAGCTACGTGAAATTACAGCGGGAACTTGCCCATCTCGAACGTAAGAACGATGCTGCTGCTCAAAAAGCCGAACGGAATAAATGGAAGCAAATCACAAAAGATAATCGGAAACGTCCGGTGAAAAAGCGTTGA
- a CDS encoding universal stress protein, producing MFNHIAVGFDGSSGARKALDQAIQLKKVMPKARLTVIYVNEETHENVAHAVPEGATIQGMTPIADGAYTRYMPPEIGAEFDGDSTPGAPRDYAKSMHYSIQQQLEEQHIEGDVLAIEGNPEKTIPAFAEEQHTDLLIVGNSGKSGLQKFFVGSVSEKVLKESPCSVMIVK from the coding sequence ATGTTTAATCACATTGCAGTGGGCTTTGATGGTTCTTCAGGAGCCCGAAAAGCACTTGATCAGGCGATTCAGCTGAAAAAGGTTATGCCCAAAGCGAGACTGACTGTAATTTACGTCAATGAAGAAACGCATGAAAACGTAGCCCATGCCGTTCCGGAGGGTGCAACGATTCAAGGAATGACACCTATAGCCGATGGAGCCTACACGCGCTATATGCCTCCTGAAATCGGGGCCGAGTTCGATGGAGACAGCACGCCGGGCGCTCCGCGTGATTATGCAAAAAGTATGCATTACAGCATCCAGCAGCAGCTTGAAGAACAGCATATTGAAGGAGATGTCCTGGCGATCGAAGGAAATCCAGAGAAGACCATTCCGGCATTTGCAGAAGAACAGCATACCGACCTGCTGATTGTTGGAAACAGCGGAAAATCAGGACTTCAGAAGTTCTTCGTCGGGTCGGTCAGTGAAAAAGTGCTGAAAGAATCACCGTGTTCTGTCATGATCGTCAAATGA
- a CDS encoding thioredoxin family protein → MKKLLIIGAVVVAIFVLLIFLNNAANEEKLAGNPYGTDDLKQETIDQLDDENYQNIILPDELDEKIASGEPTTVYYFSPTCPHCQETTPILMPVAEEMDVEVDQYNLWEFEQGWDEYAIQGTPTLVHYENGEEVARWEGSQPEGNIRRFFDEIVLN, encoded by the coding sequence ATGAAAAAACTGCTTATTATCGGTGCTGTGGTGGTAGCCATATTCGTACTGTTGATATTTTTGAATAATGCAGCAAATGAAGAAAAACTTGCAGGTAATCCGTACGGAACCGATGACCTGAAACAGGAAACCATCGACCAGCTGGACGATGAAAACTACCAGAACATCATCTTGCCGGATGAACTGGATGAAAAAATCGCAAGCGGTGAACCGACAACGGTTTATTATTTCAGTCCGACTTGTCCGCATTGCCAGGAAACCACACCGATCCTCATGCCGGTCGCTGAAGAAATGGATGTTGAAGTTGACCAGTACAATCTCTGGGAATTTGAACAAGGTTGGGATGAATATGCGATTCAAGGAACACCGACCTTAGTCCATTATGAAAACGGCGAAGAAGTTGCGCGCTGGGAAGGTTCCCAGCCGGAAGGAAACATCCGCCGGTTCTTTGACGAAATCGTACTGAATTAA
- a CDS encoding aldo/keto reductase yields the protein MNLSIDSMKTLSNGVEMPRFGLGVYKMTDREEAIQAMTHALKTGYRAIDTASLYENEREVGEAVRASGIKREEVFITSKVWNSDQGYDNTLRAFETTLENLGFDYLDLYLTHWAVEGKYPDTYRAIERLYEEKLIRATGVSNHQSHHLERIFATANVKPMVSQIELSPQLTQEDVRAFCKEHDIAVTSWSPLARGRLLEEPTLRHIAEKYGKSAAQIIIRWHLQNDLIVIPKSVTPSRIEENADVFDFELSLHDMVTIDSLNRDARTGADPDNFAF from the coding sequence ATGAACTTATCTATTGATTCAATGAAAACACTGTCCAACGGTGTGGAAATGCCACGATTCGGTCTGGGGGTCTACAAAATGACGGACCGGGAAGAAGCGATCCAGGCAATGACCCATGCCCTTAAGACTGGCTACCGGGCAATCGATACGGCTTCATTGTATGAGAATGAACGAGAAGTCGGCGAAGCGGTTCGTGCATCCGGCATTAAGAGGGAAGAAGTTTTTATTACATCGAAAGTATGGAACAGTGATCAGGGTTACGATAATACACTCCGGGCATTCGAAACGACCCTGGAAAACCTTGGGTTCGATTACCTGGACTTGTACTTGACGCACTGGGCAGTTGAAGGAAAGTATCCGGATACATATCGGGCGATCGAAAGGCTGTATGAGGAAAAGCTGATTCGCGCGACAGGTGTGTCAAATCACCAGTCGCATCATTTGGAACGGATTTTTGCAACTGCGAATGTAAAACCGATGGTGAGTCAGATTGAGCTCAGCCCGCAGCTGACACAGGAAGATGTGCGTGCGTTCTGTAAGGAGCATGATATCGCAGTGACTTCGTGGTCACCGCTTGCAAGAGGAAGACTGCTGGAAGAACCGACATTGCGTCACATCGCTGAAAAATACGGCAAGTCAGCGGCTCAAATCATCATTCGGTGGCATCTGCAGAATGATTTGATTGTCATTCCGAAGTCCGTGACACCGTCCCGGATCGAAGAAAATGCCGATGTTTTTGATTTTGAATTATCCCTTCATGACATGGTGACAATCGACAGTCTGAACCGTGACGCGCGGACAGGTGCCGATCCGGATAATTTTGCTTTTTGA
- a CDS encoding phosphatase, translating into MNKHTVYFLSSHQQRGMMAEIWANCLRLPDWEIRSAAWKQPIWDNTTIEIMQEILLDFPEIRLTPYNPMEVGGADLVIVLYDSEYEQLDLPPDLPESNLLLWDICNPALRTNDEIEKWVLYQEVCDEIAQNVKKLEPVFRFQYM; encoded by the coding sequence ATGAACAAACACACCGTTTATTTTCTGTCTTCCCATCAGCAACGCGGTATGATGGCAGAAATTTGGGCTAACTGTCTGCGGTTGCCTGATTGGGAAATCCGCAGTGCAGCATGGAAGCAGCCTATATGGGATAATACAACAATCGAAATCATGCAAGAAATATTGCTGGATTTTCCGGAAATCCGGCTAACACCATATAATCCGATGGAAGTGGGCGGAGCTGATTTAGTAATCGTCCTGTATGACAGTGAATACGAGCAGTTGGATTTGCCTCCTGACCTGCCTGAAAGCAATTTGCTGCTATGGGATATCTGTAATCCCGCCTTACGCACGAACGATGAAATTGAGAAATGGGTCCTTTATCAGGAAGTATGCGATGAAATTGCCCAGAACGTAAAAAAACTGGAACCTGTTTTCAGATTCCAGTACATGTAG